A region of Myxococcus stipitatus DSM 14675 DNA encodes the following proteins:
- a CDS encoding DUF2760 domain-containing protein: protein MTDPSASLSFFARVWLAWLCFWRCLVSGDFARAVLPASKAYDAGKLAELPSGQPPPPPVAVKPPEPAPAPPPEREHASALALLSMLQREGRLVDFLQENVAAFSDAEVGAACRIVHEGCRKVVGQYLTLQPVLPQSEGDRVTVPAGFDAQRIRLSGNVTGQPPHTGTLRHHGWVVSEVKFPTVSPAMDSRVLAPADVELA from the coding sequence ATGACTGACCCGTCCGCCTCCCTGTCGTTCTTCGCGCGCGTCTGGCTCGCCTGGCTCTGCTTCTGGCGCTGCCTGGTCTCCGGCGACTTCGCCCGCGCGGTGCTCCCCGCCAGCAAGGCGTACGACGCCGGGAAGCTCGCCGAGCTCCCCTCGGGCCAGCCCCCCCCTCCTCCGGTGGCGGTGAAGCCGCCCGAGCCCGCTCCCGCCCCGCCCCCCGAGCGCGAGCACGCCAGCGCCCTGGCGCTCCTCTCCATGCTCCAGCGGGAGGGCCGGCTGGTGGACTTCCTCCAGGAGAACGTGGCCGCCTTCTCGGACGCCGAGGTGGGCGCCGCCTGCCGCATCGTCCATGAGGGGTGCCGCAAGGTGGTGGGCCAGTACCTCACCCTCCAGCCGGTGCTGCCCCAGTCGGAAGGGGACCGGGTCACGGTGCCCGCGGGCTTCGATGCGCAGCGCATCCGCCTGAGCGGCAACGTGACGGGCCAGCCGCCGCACACCGGGACGCTCCGCCACCATGGATGGGTCGTGTCCGAGGTGAAGTTCCCCACCGTGAGCCCCGCCATGGACTCTCGGGTGCTCGCTCCGGCGGACGTCGAGCTCGCCTGA
- a CDS encoding Hsp70 family protein produces MARYSIGIDLGTTHSAVSYFNLEDGKSRGRAQSMLPIPQLTAPGTVEARPLLPSFLYLPAAQEFPKGSLALPWNPEATSIIGELARSHGAKVPTRLVSSPKSWLSHPGVDRRSAMLPWQAPEDVQRVSPLDASARFLRHLREAWDATFAQEKEDSGNTLAEQDVIVTVPASFDAAARELTLEAAKAAGIAHLTLLEEPQAALYAWLEAMGESFRQQVKPGEVILVVDVGGGTTDFSVITVRDSDGEVELLRVAVGDHILLGGDNMDLALAHTLNQRLTAEGKKLDPWQFNALTHGCRQAKETLYADTSLDKVSISVPSRGSSLIGGTLRTELTREELERVLTDGFFPVTPLAELPRTARRTGLAQMALPYAQDPGVSRHLAAFLTRQAQALASSHDAPVAIGDKSFLHPTAVLFNGGVFKAGPLKARVMEVLNLWLKADGGEPAKELEGADLDLSVARGAAYYGWVKQGHGLRIRGGTARAYYVGVESAMPAVPGFEPPVKALCVAPFGMEEGTQADVPPQEFGLVTGEPTSFRFFSSSMRRDDTVGVMVDDVADELAKGEMEELAPIETTMSGQPSAFGDLTPVNLQAAVTEVGTLELRCLEKGGPGRWKLELNVRLKE; encoded by the coding sequence ATGGCCCGCTACTCCATCGGCATCGACCTTGGCACCACACACTCCGCGGTGTCGTACTTCAACCTGGAGGACGGAAAGTCCCGGGGCCGCGCGCAGTCGATGCTGCCCATCCCCCAGCTGACCGCGCCCGGCACCGTGGAGGCGAGGCCGCTGCTGCCCTCCTTCCTCTACCTGCCCGCCGCGCAGGAGTTCCCCAAGGGCAGCCTCGCGCTGCCGTGGAACCCGGAGGCCACCTCCATCATCGGAGAGCTGGCGCGCTCGCACGGGGCCAAGGTGCCCACGCGGCTGGTGTCCTCGCCCAAGAGCTGGCTGTCCCACCCGGGGGTGGACCGGCGCTCGGCGATGTTGCCGTGGCAGGCCCCGGAGGACGTGCAGCGGGTGTCTCCGCTGGATGCGTCCGCGCGCTTCCTGCGCCACCTCCGGGAGGCGTGGGACGCCACGTTCGCCCAGGAGAAGGAGGACTCCGGCAACACGCTGGCCGAGCAGGACGTCATCGTCACCGTGCCCGCTTCGTTCGACGCGGCGGCGCGGGAGCTGACGCTGGAGGCCGCGAAGGCTGCGGGCATCGCGCACCTCACCTTGTTGGAGGAGCCGCAGGCCGCGCTGTACGCGTGGCTGGAGGCGATGGGTGAGTCCTTCCGCCAGCAGGTGAAGCCCGGCGAGGTCATCCTCGTGGTGGACGTGGGCGGCGGCACCACGGACTTCTCCGTCATCACCGTGCGGGACAGCGACGGCGAGGTGGAGCTGCTGCGCGTGGCCGTGGGCGACCACATCCTCCTGGGCGGCGACAACATGGACCTGGCGCTGGCGCACACGCTCAACCAGCGCCTCACGGCCGAGGGCAAGAAGCTGGACCCGTGGCAGTTCAACGCCCTCACCCACGGGTGCCGCCAGGCCAAGGAGACGCTGTACGCGGACACGTCGCTGGACAAGGTGTCCATCTCCGTCCCCAGCCGAGGCTCGTCGCTCATCGGCGGCACGCTGCGCACGGAGCTGACGCGCGAGGAGCTGGAGCGCGTCCTCACCGATGGCTTCTTCCCGGTGACGCCGCTGGCGGAGCTGCCTCGCACGGCGCGGCGCACGGGCCTGGCGCAGATGGCGCTGCCCTACGCGCAGGACCCGGGCGTGTCCCGGCACCTGGCGGCCTTCCTCACGCGGCAGGCCCAGGCGCTCGCGAGCAGCCACGACGCGCCGGTGGCCATCGGCGACAAGTCGTTCCTCCACCCGACGGCGGTGCTCTTCAACGGCGGCGTCTTCAAGGCGGGCCCGCTCAAGGCGCGCGTCATGGAGGTGCTCAACCTGTGGCTGAAGGCGGACGGAGGCGAGCCCGCCAAGGAGCTGGAGGGCGCGGACCTGGACCTCTCCGTGGCGCGTGGCGCCGCGTACTACGGCTGGGTGAAGCAGGGACATGGCCTGCGCATCCGAGGCGGCACGGCGCGCGCGTACTACGTGGGCGTGGAGTCGGCGATGCCCGCGGTGCCCGGCTTCGAGCCCCCCGTGAAGGCGCTGTGCGTGGCGCCCTTCGGCATGGAGGAAGGCACCCAGGCGGATGTACCGCCGCAGGAGTTCGGCCTCGTCACCGGCGAGCCCACCAGCTTCCGCTTCTTCTCCTCCTCCATGCGACGCGACGACACCGTCGGCGTCATGGTGGATGACGTGGCGGACGAGCTGGCCAAGGGCGAGATGGAGGAGCTGGCGCCCATCGAGACGACGATGTCCGGACAGCCCTCGGCCTTCGGAGACCTGACACCCGTCAACCTGCAGGCCGCGGTGACGGAGGTGGGCACGCTCGAGCTGCGCTGCCTGGAGAAAGGTGGCCCCGGGCGCTGGAAGCTGGAGCTCAACGTCCGGTTGAAGGAGTAG
- a CDS encoding Hsp70 family protein, whose amino-acid sequence MRIVGIDLGTTHCAVASVDPSRGASAPVEDFPVPQLVRQGEVAPRALLPSTVYVPAGHELSADSLRLPWGDDGGPWVVGELARWQGARVPSRLIASAKSWLCHPGVDRSAPILPWGAPADVQKLSPVDASALLLTHMARAWDFAHPDAPLSKQEVVITVPASFDEAARALTVSAARKAGLEKFTLLEEPQAAFYDYTARHRSDLEQTLANVRLVLVVDVGGGTTDFTLVHAGVSPEGPMLRRLAVGDHLMLGGDNMDAALARRVEEKLLPDGRRLSATQWTQAIQAARTAKEALLGKAPPEKYGVSLAGEGSRLLGGTLSSELTREEAHALVLDGFFPRSTPTERPRRAARMALQELGLPYVQDAAVTRHLAAFLAQHAAAGFAALGETPPFEGALPRPDAILLNGGVFNSPWISERLVEAVSAWWPQSPRISLLRHESLELAVARGAAYYGLVRRGHGLRIGGGAARAYYVGLQRAADSAEQPALCLIPRGFEEGQKVDLGARPFTLTLGRPVQFQLYSTTSDRIDKPGDLVPLAEDLKPLPPIHTLLKGAAGKVADVPVHLQAVLTEIGTLELYCVSDVADERWRLEFELRGTGGSHELTVTESMPARFAEAKENIERVYGNKPLPLGPKDVKQLGKTLEKALGPRETWRVPVLREMWSTLYAGASKRRRTEDHERVFYSLAGFTLRPGFGYPLDGWRAEQTFSLFDALVQHHQDKAVWTEFWVMWRRIAGGLTEAQQQKLYAYLQPHLARKVPPNAPAAGKVKGIQPEGLEEMVRAAASLEHLSPGDKAEVGRWIAERLKAEARSGGPWAWSLGRLGARVPLYGSSHKVVDVETAEAWLTLLLDLDLRKIDGAPFAAAQLARLTGDRTRDVDPALRERAAQALVSAKASETWVRMVREVVALEAADEARALGDTLPAGLRLS is encoded by the coding sequence ATGCGAATCGTCGGCATCGACCTGGGCACCACCCACTGCGCGGTGGCGTCCGTGGACCCTTCCCGGGGCGCGAGCGCGCCCGTGGAGGACTTCCCTGTCCCGCAGCTCGTCCGTCAGGGAGAAGTGGCGCCGCGCGCGCTGCTGCCCTCCACGGTGTACGTGCCCGCGGGCCACGAGCTGAGCGCCGATTCGCTGCGCCTCCCCTGGGGTGATGACGGTGGCCCGTGGGTGGTGGGGGAGCTGGCGCGCTGGCAGGGCGCGCGGGTGCCGAGCCGGCTGATTGCCAGCGCCAAGAGCTGGCTGTGCCACCCGGGCGTGGACCGCTCCGCGCCCATCCTCCCGTGGGGTGCTCCGGCCGACGTCCAGAAGCTCTCCCCCGTCGACGCCAGCGCGCTCCTGCTGACGCACATGGCGCGCGCCTGGGACTTCGCGCACCCGGACGCGCCCTTGTCGAAGCAGGAGGTGGTCATCACCGTCCCCGCGTCCTTCGACGAGGCCGCGCGGGCCCTCACGGTGAGCGCCGCGCGCAAGGCGGGGCTGGAGAAGTTCACCCTGCTGGAGGAGCCGCAGGCGGCCTTCTACGACTACACGGCCCGCCACCGCTCGGACCTGGAGCAGACGCTCGCGAACGTCCGCCTGGTGCTGGTGGTGGACGTGGGCGGCGGCACCACCGACTTCACGCTGGTCCACGCGGGGGTGTCCCCCGAGGGCCCCATGCTCCGACGGCTCGCGGTGGGCGACCACCTCATGCTGGGCGGCGACAACATGGACGCCGCGCTGGCCCGCAGGGTGGAGGAGAAGCTGCTGCCGGACGGACGCCGCCTGTCCGCGACGCAGTGGACGCAGGCGATTCAGGCCGCCCGCACCGCCAAGGAAGCCCTGCTGGGCAAGGCGCCTCCGGAGAAGTACGGCGTGTCGCTCGCGGGCGAGGGCAGCCGGTTGTTGGGCGGGACGCTGTCGTCGGAGCTGACGCGCGAGGAGGCCCACGCGCTGGTGCTCGATGGCTTCTTCCCTCGCTCCACGCCCACCGAGCGGCCCCGGCGCGCCGCGCGCATGGCGCTCCAGGAACTGGGCCTGCCGTACGTGCAGGACGCGGCGGTGACGCGGCACCTGGCGGCCTTCCTCGCGCAGCACGCGGCGGCGGGCTTCGCGGCGCTCGGCGAGACGCCTCCCTTCGAGGGCGCCCTGCCCCGCCCCGACGCCATCCTCCTCAACGGCGGCGTCTTCAACTCGCCCTGGATTTCGGAGCGGCTGGTGGAGGCCGTCTCCGCGTGGTGGCCCCAGTCGCCCAGAATCTCGCTGCTGCGGCACGAGTCCCTGGAGCTCGCCGTGGCCCGCGGCGCGGCGTACTACGGACTGGTGCGGCGCGGGCACGGCCTGCGCATCGGCGGTGGCGCGGCGCGGGCGTACTACGTGGGCCTCCAGCGCGCGGCGGACAGCGCGGAGCAGCCCGCGCTCTGCCTCATCCCCCGAGGCTTCGAGGAAGGACAGAAGGTCGACCTGGGCGCCCGTCCCTTCACGCTCACCCTGGGCAGGCCGGTGCAGTTCCAGCTCTACTCCACGACGAGCGACCGCATCGACAAGCCCGGGGACCTGGTGCCGCTGGCGGAGGACCTGAAGCCGCTGCCGCCCATCCACACACTGCTCAAGGGCGCGGCGGGCAAGGTGGCGGACGTGCCGGTGCACCTCCAGGCCGTGCTGACGGAGATTGGCACCCTGGAGCTCTACTGCGTCTCCGACGTCGCGGATGAGCGGTGGCGGCTGGAGTTCGAGCTGCGCGGCACGGGCGGCTCCCACGAGCTGACCGTCACCGAGTCCATGCCCGCGCGCTTCGCCGAGGCGAAGGAGAACATCGAGCGCGTCTACGGCAACAAGCCCCTGCCGCTGGGGCCCAAGGACGTGAAGCAATTGGGCAAGACGCTGGAGAAGGCCCTGGGTCCTCGGGAGACCTGGCGCGTGCCGGTGCTGCGCGAGATGTGGAGCACGCTCTATGCGGGCGCGAGCAAGCGGCGCCGCACCGAGGACCACGAGCGCGTCTTCTACAGCCTCGCGGGCTTCACCCTGCGCCCGGGCTTCGGCTATCCGCTGGACGGCTGGCGCGCGGAGCAGACCTTCAGCCTCTTCGACGCGCTGGTGCAGCACCACCAGGACAAGGCGGTGTGGACGGAGTTCTGGGTGATGTGGCGCCGCATCGCCGGCGGACTGACGGAGGCGCAGCAGCAGAAGCTCTACGCCTACCTCCAGCCGCACCTGGCCCGGAAGGTTCCCCCCAACGCGCCCGCCGCCGGGAAGGTCAAGGGAATCCAACCCGAGGGGCTGGAGGAGATGGTGCGCGCGGCGGCCTCCCTGGAGCACCTGTCACCGGGCGACAAGGCGGAGGTGGGGCGGTGGATCGCCGAGCGGCTGAAGGCGGAGGCCCGCTCCGGTGGCCCCTGGGCCTGGTCCCTGGGACGGCTGGGCGCGCGAGTGCCGCTCTACGGCAGCAGCCACAAGGTGGTGGACGTGGAGACCGCGGAGGCGTGGCTCACGCTGCTGTTGGACCTGGACCTGCGCAAGATCGACGGCGCGCCCTTCGCGGCGGCGCAATTGGCGCGGCTCACGGGGGACCGCACGCGAGACGTGGACCCGGCGCTGCGCGAGCGCGCGGCGCAGGCCCTCGTCTCGGCGAAGGCGTCGGAGACGTGGGTCCGCATGGTGCGCGAAGTGGTGGCGCTGGAAGCCGCGGACGAAGCGCGCGCACTCGGCGACACGCTCCCCGCGGGACTGCGCTTGTCGTGA
- a CDS encoding bifunctional metallophosphatase/5'-nucleotidase, protein MRSPRPFLIALATCAAACASTPSSAPSSPPPPAPVRITLVGLNDFHGHVEPHVNRFGNGQVVEQGGAAMLSSYVARLRADNPGGVLVLDGGDMFQGTLASNLTEGAIVVDVYNHVQVTAAALGNHEFDYGPVGPAPMASGSGDDPLGALKARVKQARFPMLSANLRDAATGKIPAWLGNDGTHLVTVNGIRVGLVGLTTEETPLVTNPANVDTLRFAPLASSVLESSRSLRQRGADVVVAVAHAGGKCGDLSNPRDTSSCERGDAEILDMLEAVPPGTVDAVVAGHTHQTMGHFFGGVPVIETNGLGRSLGVVELFVDPVSRKLQPSLTRIQAAIPLCAQVDSVHGDCDARSLRTRADVKLAPATFLGAPVPPDAAVTQLLAPTLAEVEAAQRRGLGVSCASPMSRGFLEESVLGNLMADALREAAGADAALMNPGGIRADLPGGALSFGHVYQALPFDNTVAVLTLTGSELKRLLELAHAVDKGAVFAVSGLELTLARCPGPGRLQGVTLEGGKPLVPERTYRLAVPDFLARGGDGVDGVTKPLPPERAELAPFRGMDLREALISYGKTHGGVLPKPALGRVRYSGVADTCPTAAR, encoded by the coding sequence ATGCGTTCACCGCGTCCCTTCCTCATCGCGCTCGCCACGTGTGCCGCTGCTTGCGCGAGCACTCCTTCTTCCGCGCCGTCCTCCCCTCCGCCCCCCGCCCCCGTGCGAATCACGCTGGTGGGGCTCAATGACTTCCACGGCCACGTGGAGCCTCACGTCAACCGCTTCGGCAACGGGCAGGTGGTGGAGCAGGGCGGCGCCGCGATGTTGTCCTCGTACGTCGCCCGGCTTCGCGCGGACAACCCGGGTGGTGTCCTCGTCCTGGATGGCGGCGACATGTTCCAGGGCACGCTCGCGTCCAACCTCACCGAGGGCGCCATCGTGGTGGACGTGTACAACCACGTGCAGGTCACCGCCGCGGCCCTGGGCAACCACGAGTTCGACTACGGCCCGGTGGGCCCCGCGCCCATGGCCTCGGGCTCAGGAGATGACCCGCTGGGTGCGCTCAAGGCGCGCGTGAAGCAGGCGCGCTTCCCCATGCTGTCCGCCAACCTGCGAGACGCCGCCACCGGCAAGATTCCCGCGTGGCTGGGCAACGACGGCACGCACCTCGTCACGGTGAATGGCATCCGCGTGGGCCTCGTGGGGCTCACCACCGAGGAGACGCCGCTCGTCACCAATCCGGCCAACGTGGACACGCTGCGCTTCGCGCCGCTGGCGTCCTCGGTGCTGGAGTCCTCGCGCTCGCTGCGTCAGCGCGGCGCGGACGTGGTGGTGGCGGTGGCGCATGCGGGGGGCAAGTGCGGAGACCTGTCCAACCCCCGCGACACGTCGAGCTGCGAGCGCGGCGACGCGGAGATTCTCGACATGCTGGAGGCCGTGCCCCCGGGGACGGTGGACGCGGTGGTCGCCGGGCACACGCACCAGACGATGGGCCACTTCTTCGGCGGCGTGCCCGTCATCGAGACGAACGGCCTGGGGCGCTCGCTGGGCGTGGTGGAGCTGTTCGTGGACCCGGTGAGCCGGAAGCTTCAGCCGTCCCTCACGCGCATCCAGGCCGCCATTCCGCTGTGCGCCCAGGTGGACTCGGTGCACGGCGACTGTGACGCGCGCAGCCTGCGCACGCGCGCCGACGTGAAGCTCGCGCCCGCGACCTTCCTGGGCGCCCCCGTGCCCCCGGATGCCGCGGTGACGCAGCTGCTGGCACCCACGCTCGCGGAGGTCGAGGCGGCGCAGCGGCGCGGCCTGGGCGTGTCCTGCGCCTCGCCGATGTCGCGCGGCTTCCTGGAGGAGAGCGTGCTGGGCAACCTCATGGCGGACGCGCTCCGCGAGGCGGCGGGCGCGGATGCGGCGCTGATGAACCCGGGCGGCATCCGAGCGGACCTGCCGGGTGGGGCGCTGTCCTTCGGCCACGTCTACCAGGCGCTTCCCTTCGACAACACGGTGGCGGTGCTCACGCTCACGGGCTCGGAGCTGAAGCGGCTGCTGGAGCTGGCGCACGCCGTGGACAAGGGCGCCGTGTTCGCCGTGTCCGGGCTGGAGCTGACCCTGGCCCGCTGCCCGGGGCCCGGCCGTCTCCAGGGCGTCACGCTGGAGGGCGGAAAGCCCCTGGTCCCGGAGCGCACCTACCGGCTCGCGGTGCCGGACTTCCTCGCCCGGGGCGGAGACGGGGTGGACGGGGTGACGAAGCCCCTGCCTCCCGAGCGCGCGGAGCTGGCGCCGTTCCGGGGCATGGACCTGCGGGAGGCGCTGATCTCCTACGGGAAGACGCATGGGGGGGTACTCCCCAAGCCCGCCCTGGGCCGCGTGCGCTACAGCGGTGTCGCGGACACCTGTCCCACCGCGGCGCGCTGA
- a CDS encoding myxosortase-dependent phytase-like phosphatase: protein MRHSIFVILAASLSGAVASAQPAQVPAFRQTTPGPTTIGGSIRDVALWVAPRSADAGTDAGPGGLLLTAYDNQNAGLATFGLDGQQLEDEQLDGPVASVAVRDGFRLGANTLSVAVTSNLNRGLTAYSVDGLRATDRVQRIGTGPFLLTSAGYTSVAFYRSPSSGRLFVFASNDVGSLSQFEMSGEDGGVSATLVNRPISVGGAVTGMVVDEERGHLYVVQAGAAIWRYAAEPDGGATRTQVVSLTATDSKLSRNVNRLALYRAAGTEGYLLAADTQAGTFAVLDRRTYAFLGSFTVVPGDGGVGGAVAPRALAVTSGPVGAFADGLFVAQSSSGTGTDDLKLVRWETVAQAFNPPLRIDTRPTPSDGGVDAGVDAGSDGGGGGGVGPGPLPGGGIPPVDAGSGCTCASASVPGSVLLGLLALGMSLRRRRER, encoded by the coding sequence ATGCGTCACTCCATCTTCGTCATCCTGGCGGCATCGCTGTCTGGCGCGGTCGCATCCGCTCAACCCGCGCAGGTTCCCGCTTTCCGCCAGACGACACCCGGACCCACCACCATCGGTGGTTCCATTCGAGACGTCGCCCTCTGGGTCGCACCGAGGAGTGCCGACGCGGGCACGGACGCGGGACCGGGTGGATTGCTCCTGACGGCCTACGACAATCAGAACGCCGGGCTCGCCACGTTTGGGTTGGATGGTCAACAACTCGAGGATGAGCAGCTGGATGGACCGGTGGCCAGCGTCGCGGTTCGAGATGGCTTTCGTTTGGGGGCGAACACGCTGTCGGTGGCCGTGACGAGCAACCTGAATCGCGGGCTGACGGCCTACTCCGTGGACGGTCTGCGCGCGACCGACCGCGTGCAACGGATTGGGACCGGCCCCTTCCTCCTCACCAGCGCCGGCTACACCTCCGTCGCCTTCTATCGGAGCCCCAGCTCGGGCCGACTCTTCGTCTTCGCGAGCAACGACGTGGGCTCTCTCTCGCAGTTCGAGATGTCGGGAGAGGATGGCGGCGTGTCCGCCACCTTGGTGAACCGGCCCATCAGCGTGGGTGGCGCCGTCACGGGCATGGTCGTCGATGAGGAGCGTGGCCACCTGTATGTGGTGCAGGCCGGCGCGGCCATCTGGCGCTACGCCGCGGAGCCCGACGGTGGCGCCACGCGCACGCAGGTCGTCTCCCTGACGGCGACGGACAGCAAGCTGTCCCGGAATGTCAACCGACTGGCGCTGTACCGCGCGGCCGGCACGGAAGGGTATCTGCTGGCGGCGGACACCCAGGCTGGCACCTTCGCCGTGCTGGACCGCCGCACCTATGCCTTCCTCGGGTCGTTCACCGTGGTGCCGGGCGATGGGGGCGTGGGTGGAGCGGTGGCGCCTCGCGCGCTCGCGGTGACGTCGGGCCCCGTGGGGGCGTTTGCGGACGGTCTGTTCGTCGCGCAGAGCTCCTCCGGCACGGGGACGGATGACCTGAAGCTCGTTCGCTGGGAGACAGTGGCGCAGGCCTTCAACCCGCCGCTGCGCATCGACACCCGGCCGACGCCCTCGGATGGTGGCGTGGACGCGGGGGTGGACGCGGGCTCGGACGGCGGTGGTGGCGGGGGCGTGGGGCCTGGGCCGCTGCCGGGCGGGGGGATTCCTCCCGTGGATGCGGGCTCCGGGTGCACCTGTGCCTCGGCGTCCGTGCCTGGCAGTGTGCTCCTCGGCCTGCTGGCCCTGGGGATGTCGCTGCGCCGCCGCCGCGAGCGTTGA
- the gmd gene encoding GDP-mannose 4,6-dehydratase, which translates to MATKRALITGITGQDGSYLAELLLSKGYEVHGMVRRSSEEKFERIQHLHGKIQLHQGDLLDQFSLAALLNLVKPDEVYNLAAQSFVPTSWNQPVLTGEFTALGVTKMLEAIRHTRPQARFYQASSSEMFGKVLEVPQTEDTPFYPRSPYGVAKAYGHHITVNYRESFGLFAVSGILFNHESPRRGLEFVTRKVTYNVARIKLGLQEKLPMGNLDAKRDWGFAGDYVDAMWRMLQQPEAEDYVVATNETHTVRELVEIAFGRVGLDWQKHVVIDPAFVRPAEVDLLIGDPAKAKEKLGWEPKVRFKQLIEMMVDADLERVKAGQR; encoded by the coding sequence ATGGCGACCAAGCGCGCACTCATTACAGGCATCACGGGGCAAGACGGCAGCTACCTCGCGGAGCTGCTGCTTTCGAAGGGCTATGAAGTCCACGGCATGGTGCGACGCTCGTCGGAAGAGAAGTTCGAGCGCATCCAGCACCTGCACGGCAAGATTCAGCTGCACCAGGGCGACCTGCTGGACCAGTTCTCGCTCGCGGCGCTGTTGAACCTGGTCAAGCCCGATGAGGTGTACAACCTCGCGGCGCAGTCGTTCGTGCCCACCAGCTGGAACCAGCCGGTCCTCACCGGCGAGTTCACCGCGCTGGGCGTGACGAAGATGCTGGAGGCCATCCGCCACACGCGTCCGCAGGCGCGCTTCTACCAGGCGTCCTCCAGCGAGATGTTCGGCAAGGTGCTGGAGGTCCCGCAGACGGAGGACACGCCCTTCTATCCGCGCAGCCCCTACGGCGTGGCGAAGGCCTACGGCCACCACATCACCGTGAACTACCGCGAGTCGTTCGGCCTCTTCGCGGTGAGCGGCATCCTCTTCAACCACGAGTCGCCGCGCCGCGGCCTCGAGTTCGTCACGCGCAAGGTCACGTACAACGTGGCGCGCATCAAGCTGGGCCTCCAGGAGAAACTGCCCATGGGCAACCTGGACGCCAAGCGCGACTGGGGCTTCGCGGGCGACTACGTGGACGCCATGTGGCGCATGCTCCAGCAGCCGGAGGCGGAGGACTACGTCGTCGCCACCAACGAGACGCACACCGTGCGCGAGCTGGTGGAGATTGCCTTCGGCCGCGTGGGCCTGGACTGGCAGAAGCACGTCGTCATCGACCCGGCCTTCGTCCGTCCGGCCGAGGTGGACCTGCTCATCGGCGACCCGGCCAAGGCCAAGGAGAAGCTGGGCTGGGAGCCGAAGGTGCGCTTCAAGCAGCTCATCGAGATGATGGTGGACGCGGACCTGGAGCGCGTGAAGGCGGGGCAGCGGTAG
- a CDS encoding GDP-mannose 4,6-dehydratase → MRILVTGADGFVGRHLCALLRASGDEVVEAHGPRGEGVSSSALHFDVANEAAVKAAVAEAKPDGVIHLAGFSSVAKSHHNPSRVFAVNTMGVVNLLTALRENAPKTRVVLVGSGEVYGPVPVGTRATEDTPAIPLSPYAASKSAAELAGVQFHRSYGLEVMMARPFNHLGAGQDPTFVVPSFASQIRAIGLGTVDPVLRTGNLDAVRDFSHVRDVVEAYRLLLVKGEPGQAYNICSGEGRTIRELLEEMLLLAGVNARIELDPARLRPSDIPSLIGSPDKLRALGWSPKLTVTDALRDVLGPKVPGAARTQA, encoded by the coding sequence ATGCGCATTCTCGTCACGGGAGCGGATGGGTTCGTCGGCAGGCATCTTTGCGCGCTCCTGCGCGCATCCGGTGACGAGGTCGTCGAAGCACACGGGCCACGCGGAGAAGGGGTCAGCAGCAGCGCCCTTCACTTCGACGTGGCCAACGAGGCCGCGGTGAAGGCCGCCGTGGCCGAAGCGAAGCCCGACGGGGTCATCCACCTCGCGGGCTTCAGCTCGGTGGCCAAGAGCCACCACAACCCCTCGCGCGTGTTCGCGGTGAACACCATGGGGGTGGTGAACCTCCTGACCGCGCTGCGGGAGAACGCGCCCAAGACGCGCGTCGTCCTGGTGGGCTCGGGGGAAGTCTATGGCCCGGTGCCCGTGGGGACCCGTGCCACCGAGGACACGCCCGCGATTCCGCTGAGCCCCTACGCGGCCTCCAAGTCCGCGGCGGAGCTGGCGGGGGTCCAGTTCCATCGCAGCTACGGGCTGGAGGTCATGATGGCCCGGCCCTTCAACCACCTGGGCGCGGGACAGGACCCCACCTTCGTGGTGCCCTCGTTCGCCTCGCAGATTCGCGCCATCGGACTGGGCACGGTGGACCCGGTGCTCCGCACGGGCAACCTGGATGCCGTGCGCGACTTCTCCCACGTGCGCGACGTGGTGGAGGCGTACCGGCTGCTGCTCGTGAAGGGTGAGCCCGGGCAGGCGTACAACATCTGCAGCGGCGAGGGCCGCACCATCCGCGAGCTGCTGGAGGAGATGCTCCTGCTCGCGGGCGTGAATGCGCGCATCGAGCTGGACCCCGCGCGCCTGCGCCCCTCCGACATCCCCAGCCTCATCGGCTCTCCGGACAAGCTCCGCGCGCTGGGCTGGTCGCCCAAGCTGACGGTGACGGACGCCTTGCGCGACGTCCTGGGCCCCAAGGTCCCCGGCGCCGCCCGCACGCAGGCCTGA
- a CDS encoding NADAR family protein, giving the protein MAGTQRQGRFTFFWKEESPFSQFNRVTFVVEGVRYICAEQFMMAGKARIFGDSEIQAEIMLAKTPRAQKALGRKVRGFDVATWERERERIVYAGNHAKFTQNASYLEALLASRGTELVEASPMDRIWGVGLKMEDPRIQDPSQWRGLNLLGKVLTRLREDLLAAGVTAPSPDAP; this is encoded by the coding sequence ATGGCGGGCACGCAACGGCAGGGCCGGTTCACCTTCTTCTGGAAGGAGGAGTCTCCCTTCTCCCAGTTCAATCGCGTGACGTTCGTGGTGGAGGGCGTCCGCTACATCTGTGCCGAGCAGTTCATGATGGCGGGCAAGGCACGCATCTTCGGTGACTCGGAGATCCAGGCCGAAATCATGCTGGCCAAGACGCCGCGCGCGCAGAAGGCGTTGGGGCGGAAGGTCCGCGGCTTCGACGTGGCGACGTGGGAGCGTGAGCGCGAGCGCATCGTCTACGCGGGCAATCACGCCAAGTTCACGCAGAACGCGTCGTATCTCGAAGCGCTGCTCGCCAGTCGCGGCACGGAGCTGGTGGAGGCCAGTCCCATGGACCGCATCTGGGGCGTGGGCCTGAAGATGGAGGACCCTCGCATCCAGGACCCATCCCAGTGGCGTGGCTTGAATCTGCTGGGCAAGGTGCTGACGCGCCTGCGTGAGGACCTGCTCGCGGCGGGTGTCACCGCGCCGTCGCCTGACGCGCCATGA